One part of the Alistipes onderdonkii genome encodes these proteins:
- the ahcY gene encoding adenosylhomocysteinase, with the protein MYLDLTMPYKVADMSLAEWGRKEIEIAEHEMPGLMAVRRKYGPQKPLEGVRVMGSLHMTIQTAVLIETLVELGADVRWCSCNIFSTQDHAAAAIAAAGVPVFAWKGETLPEYWWCTAMALSFPGGKGPQLIVDDGGDATLLIHKGYKAENDASTLDYEPSSYEEEVILGTLRTILAEDKDKWHRTVAEWKGVSEETTTGVHRLYQMQEAGELLVPAINVNDSCTKSKFDNLYGCRESLADGIKRATDVMIAGKVVVVCGYGDVGKGCARSMRSYGARVIVTEIDPICALQAAMEGFEVKTVESALPEGNIYVTCTGNCDIITLEHMEKMRDQAIVCNIGHFDNEIQMARLEKSGAVKTNIKPQVDKFTFPDGHSIFVLAEGRLVNLGCATGHPSFVMSNSFTNQCLAQMELWQENLEVGVYRLPKHLDEEVARLHLDNLGVELTHLTRKQADYIGVDPDGPYKAEHYRY; encoded by the coding sequence ATGTATTTGGATTTGACAATGCCCTACAAGGTGGCCGACATGTCGCTGGCCGAGTGGGGCCGTAAAGAGATCGAGATCGCCGAGCACGAGATGCCGGGACTGATGGCCGTGCGCCGCAAATACGGCCCGCAGAAGCCGCTGGAAGGCGTGCGCGTGATGGGGTCGCTGCACATGACCATCCAGACTGCCGTGCTCATCGAGACGCTCGTCGAGCTGGGCGCCGACGTGCGCTGGTGCTCGTGCAACATCTTCTCGACGCAGGATCATGCCGCCGCGGCCATCGCCGCGGCCGGGGTTCCGGTCTTCGCCTGGAAAGGCGAAACCCTGCCCGAATACTGGTGGTGCACCGCCATGGCGCTTTCCTTCCCCGGCGGCAAGGGCCCGCAGCTGATCGTGGACGACGGCGGCGACGCCACGCTGCTGATCCACAAAGGGTACAAGGCCGAGAACGATGCTTCGACACTCGACTACGAGCCTTCGTCCTACGAGGAGGAGGTGATCCTCGGCACGCTCAGGACGATCCTTGCCGAAGACAAGGACAAATGGCACCGCACGGTGGCCGAGTGGAAGGGTGTGAGCGAGGAGACCACTACGGGCGTACACCGCCTCTACCAGATGCAGGAGGCCGGCGAGCTGCTCGTCCCGGCCATCAATGTCAACGACTCCTGCACCAAGTCGAAGTTCGACAACCTCTACGGCTGCCGCGAGTCGCTGGCCGACGGCATCAAGCGCGCCACGGACGTGATGATCGCCGGCAAGGTGGTCGTGGTCTGCGGCTACGGCGACGTGGGCAAGGGCTGTGCCCGTTCGATGCGTTCGTACGGCGCACGTGTCATCGTGACCGAGATCGACCCGATCTGCGCCCTGCAGGCCGCCATGGAAGGCTTCGAGGTCAAGACCGTCGAGAGCGCACTCCCCGAAGGTAATATTTACGTCACCTGCACGGGCAACTGCGACATCATCACGCTGGAGCACATGGAGAAGATGCGCGACCAGGCGATCGTTTGCAACATCGGCCACTTCGACAATGAAATCCAGATGGCGCGCCTCGAAAAATCGGGGGCCGTCAAGACCAATATCAAACCGCAGGTCGATAAGTTCACCTTCCCCGACGGACACTCGATCTTCGTGCTGGCCGAAGGCCGTCTCGTGAACCTGGGCTGTGCGACGGGGCACCCCTCGTTCGTGATGTCGAACTCCTTTACGAACCAGTGCCTTGCGCAGATGGAGCTGTGGCAGGAGAACCTCGAAGTGGGCGTGTACCGCCTGCCCAAGCACCTCGACGAGGAGGTGGCACGCCTGCATCTGGACAACCTCGGCGTGGAACTCACGCACCTCACCAGGAAACAGGCCGACTATATCGGCGTAGACCCCGACGGCCCTTACAAAGCCGAGCATTACCGCTATTAA
- a CDS encoding hydrogen peroxide-inducible genes activator, with product MTIIQLEYLLAVANCGSFSLAAEHCFVTQPSLSMQVKALEEELGVVLLDRSKKPVIPTEAGEVVLDRARETLRAYNNIRESVAELKGETSGKLRLGVIPTIAPYLLHKFIPDFVRDYPKVELEISEMVTSDIVEALKRDRIDAALVASGTCGDGILEQELFNDRFFAYVSPENPLYERQNIRIEDIDLKDLVILSAGNCMRDQIIELCQAKRDMPSHYSFESGSLDTLMRIVDCTSCLTIIPEMAIEYIPADHHDRLKMLAKGATSRKIAVAVRRTYVKSSIIKALTDTIMANVPAAKA from the coding sequence ATGACTATAATTCAACTTGAATACCTCCTGGCGGTGGCGAACTGCGGTAGTTTTTCGCTGGCCGCAGAGCATTGTTTCGTGACCCAGCCGTCGCTGAGCATGCAGGTGAAGGCGCTCGAAGAGGAGCTGGGCGTCGTGCTGCTCGACCGTTCGAAGAAACCCGTGATCCCGACCGAGGCCGGCGAAGTGGTGCTGGATCGCGCCCGGGAAACGCTGCGGGCCTACAACAATATCCGCGAGTCGGTCGCCGAACTGAAGGGCGAAACTTCGGGTAAACTGCGTCTGGGCGTCATCCCGACCATTGCGCCCTACCTGTTGCACAAGTTCATCCCGGATTTCGTGCGCGATTATCCGAAGGTGGAGCTGGAAATCTCGGAGATGGTCACTTCGGACATCGTCGAGGCGCTCAAGCGCGACCGGATCGACGCGGCGCTGGTCGCCAGCGGCACGTGTGGCGACGGCATTCTCGAACAGGAGCTTTTCAACGACCGGTTTTTCGCCTATGTTTCGCCCGAAAACCCGTTGTACGAACGGCAGAACATCCGCATCGAGGACATCGACCTGAAAGACCTGGTGATCCTGAGCGCCGGAAACTGTATGCGCGACCAGATCATCGAGCTGTGCCAGGCCAAGCGCGACATGCCGTCGCATTATTCCTTCGAATCGGGGTCGCTCGATACGCTGATGCGCATCGTCGACTGCACGTCGTGCCTGACGATCATTCCCGAAATGGCCATCGAGTACATCCCCGCGGATCACCACGACCGGCTGAAGATGCTCGCCAAAGGCGCTACGTCGCGTAAGATCGCCGTGGCGGTACGCCGCACGTACGTCAAGAGTTCAATCATCAAGGCCCTGACCGACACGATCATGGCCAATGTCCCGGCGGCGAAGGCGTAG
- the rsfS gene encoding ribosome silencing factor gives MDKLIETIVGAIEDKKGKNIVSLDLSGFDGAICSRFIVCNADSTTQVGAIAAGIEEKVLEVLGEKVWRIEGQQNAVWIAMDYVDVVVHIFQTELRGFYRLEELWADAPMTKYEYEE, from the coding sequence ATGGATAAACTGATCGAAACTATCGTTGGTGCGATTGAAGATAAAAAGGGTAAGAATATTGTATCGCTCGACCTCTCGGGGTTCGACGGGGCGATATGCTCCCGTTTCATTGTGTGCAACGCCGATTCCACGACGCAGGTGGGAGCCATCGCCGCGGGTATCGAAGAGAAGGTGCTCGAAGTGCTGGGCGAAAAGGTCTGGCGTATCGAGGGGCAGCAGAATGCCGTGTGGATCGCCATGGACTATGTGGACGTGGTGGTGCACATTTTCCAGACCGAACTGCGCGGGTTTTACCGGCTCGAAGAGTTGTGGGCCGATGCGCCGATGACCAAATATGAATACGAAGAGTAA
- the trpS gene encoding tryptophan--tRNA ligase — translation MGKIILTGDRPTGRLHLGHYVGSLRRRVELQESGEFERIFIMIADAQALTDNADNPEKVRQNIIEVALDYLSVGLDPQRSTLFIQSQIPELCELSFYYMNLVTVQRLQRNPTVKAEIQLRGFAENAAEGDTQQKQGIPVGFFTYPISQAADITAFKATTVPAGEDQEPMIEQTREIVHKFNTVYGPALVEPEILLPENAVCMRLPGTDGKAKMSKSLCNCIYLSDSADEVKKKVMGMYTDPDHLRVEDPGKVEGNTVFTYLDAFSRPEHFPKYLPDYPSLDELKAHYRRGGLGDVKVKKFLIAVLNETLEPFRERRKYYEGRIEEVYEILRTGSEAARQMASQTLDDVKRAMKINYFDDKRLIAEQAEHFARKQ, via the coding sequence ATGGGAAAGATCATTCTTACCGGCGACCGTCCTACGGGCCGGCTCCACTTGGGACACTACGTCGGTTCCCTGCGCCGCCGCGTCGAACTGCAGGAATCGGGCGAATTCGAACGCATATTCATCATGATAGCCGACGCGCAGGCCCTGACGGACAACGCCGACAACCCCGAGAAGGTGCGCCAGAACATCATTGAAGTGGCACTCGACTACCTTTCGGTCGGCCTCGACCCGCAAAGGTCTACCCTTTTCATCCAGTCGCAAATCCCGGAGCTCTGCGAGCTCTCGTTCTACTATATGAACCTGGTCACCGTACAGCGCCTGCAACGCAACCCGACCGTGAAGGCCGAGATCCAGTTGCGGGGCTTCGCCGAGAACGCCGCCGAAGGCGACACGCAGCAGAAGCAGGGCATCCCCGTAGGCTTCTTCACCTACCCCATCAGCCAGGCGGCCGATATCACGGCATTCAAGGCCACGACCGTCCCTGCGGGCGAAGACCAGGAGCCGATGATCGAACAGACCCGCGAGATCGTCCACAAGTTCAACACGGTATACGGCCCGGCACTCGTCGAGCCCGAGATCCTGCTGCCGGAGAATGCGGTCTGCATGCGTCTGCCGGGCACCGACGGCAAGGCCAAGATGTCGAAATCGCTCTGCAACTGCATCTACCTCTCGGACAGCGCCGACGAGGTGAAGAAGAAAGTCATGGGGATGTATACCGATCCCGACCACCTGCGCGTCGAAGACCCGGGCAAGGTGGAGGGCAACACGGTGTTCACCTACCTCGATGCCTTCAGCCGCCCCGAGCATTTCCCGAAATATCTGCCCGACTACCCGTCGCTGGACGAGCTGAAGGCGCATTACCGCCGCGGCGGCCTGGGCGACGTGAAGGTCAAGAAATTCCTGATCGCCGTGCTCAACGAGACGCTGGAACCGTTCCGCGAACGCCGCAAATACTACGAAGGCCGCATCGAAGAGGTCTATGAGATTCTCCGCACCGGTTCGGAGGCTGCCCGGCAAATGGCCTCGCAGACACTCGACGACGTGAAGCGGGCCATGAAGATCAACTATTTCGACGACAAACGGCTTATCGCCGAACAAGCCGAGCATTTCGCTCGCAAACAATAG
- a CDS encoding AI-2E family transporter, with protein sequence MKTTPQTFLKFIAGAAVAAAVLFLVWYFSSIVVYILISAVLAVMGNPLVKRLAALHIKGWKVPRWLAALVTLIVIWVVLATLCSLFVPLVFNKIYQLSNLDFAAVVQSIEEPIAQAQGYLHEFFAVPESTFSLSEALASALKQIIDIESLNSVFSSIVNVVLSSVIAIFSITFITFFFLRDEGLFYAMVTAMFPERYHENITRALDSVTLLLARYFTGILSESLMLMVAVSLTMMAFGMKAADAAFIGLVMGVMNVVPYAGPLIGGIVSVFVGIVTPIGGMTVGHTAFIIAGSLLILKGIDDFVLQPTLYSERVKAHPLEIFLVILIAGSMAGILGMLLAIPSYTVLRVFAKEFFSQFRLVRKLTEKI encoded by the coding sequence ATGAAAACGACTCCCCAGACCTTCCTGAAGTTCATCGCGGGCGCGGCCGTAGCTGCGGCCGTCCTCTTTCTGGTCTGGTATTTCAGTTCGATCGTCGTATACATACTCATATCCGCCGTGCTGGCCGTCATGGGCAATCCGCTCGTGAAACGCCTCGCGGCGCTGCATATCAAGGGCTGGAAGGTACCCCGCTGGCTGGCTGCGCTGGTGACGCTGATCGTCATCTGGGTGGTGCTGGCCACGCTGTGCTCGCTGTTCGTGCCGCTTGTGTTCAATAAGATTTACCAGCTGTCGAACCTCGATTTCGCCGCCGTCGTGCAAAGCATCGAGGAGCCGATAGCCCAGGCACAGGGATACCTGCATGAGTTCTTCGCCGTGCCCGAAAGCACGTTCTCCCTCTCGGAGGCGCTCGCATCGGCGCTCAAGCAGATTATCGACATCGAATCGCTCAATTCGGTGTTCTCCTCGATCGTCAACGTGGTGCTCTCGTCGGTCATCGCCATTTTCTCCATTACGTTCATCACCTTCTTTTTCCTCCGGGACGAAGGGTTGTTCTATGCCATGGTGACGGCCATGTTCCCCGAGCGTTACCACGAGAATATCACCCGCGCACTCGATTCCGTCACGCTGCTGCTGGCCCGCTACTTCACGGGTATCCTCTCGGAAAGCCTGATGCTGATGGTCGCCGTGTCGCTCACGATGATGGCCTTCGGCATGAAGGCGGCCGACGCTGCGTTCATCGGCCTTGTGATGGGCGTGATGAACGTGGTGCCCTATGCCGGGCCGCTGATCGGCGGTATCGTTTCCGTCTTCGTGGGTATCGTAACCCCGATCGGGGGGATGACCGTGGGGCATACTGCTTTTATAATCGCAGGTTCGCTGCTGATCCTCAAGGGAATCGACGATTTCGTGTTGCAGCCGACGCTCTATTCCGAGCGTGTCAAGGCCCATCCGCTCGAAATCTTCCTCGTAATCCTCATCGCCGGGTCGATGGCCGGAATCCTCGGCATGCTGTTGGCAATCCCTTCCTATACCGTACTGCGTGTCTTTGCCAAGGAGTTCTTCTCGCAGTTCCGGCTGGTGCGTAAACTGACCGAGAAAATCTGA
- a CDS encoding phosphatidylserine decarboxylase family protein — translation MRINKEGYKIICISGAVCVFIFWLIYHLLVSDSNISLLWVSAVLLLLFWFFIVAFFREPRRVRIHDADLVFSPCDGRVVVTEVVKETEYLNEEMLQISIFMSVTNVHMNWVPVGGTVEYFKYHPGRFLVAWHPKSSTENERTTTVVRMASGRKVLFRQIAGLIARRIISYMKVGEPVEQNSVCGFIKFGSRVDVLVPKDSELLVEIGDPVVGSQTPIARLHKI, via the coding sequence ATGAGGATAAATAAGGAAGGCTACAAGATTATCTGTATCTCGGGTGCCGTCTGTGTATTTATATTTTGGCTGATCTATCACCTGCTGGTCAGCGATTCGAATATTTCGCTGTTGTGGGTGAGCGCCGTGCTTTTGCTGTTGTTCTGGTTCTTTATCGTCGCGTTTTTCCGGGAACCCCGCCGTGTGCGGATACACGATGCCGATCTGGTTTTCTCCCCCTGCGACGGCCGCGTGGTCGTGACGGAGGTCGTGAAGGAAACCGAATACCTGAACGAGGAGATGTTGCAGATCTCGATCTTCATGTCCGTGACCAATGTCCATATGAACTGGGTGCCGGTCGGGGGCACGGTCGAGTATTTCAAATACCATCCGGGGCGTTTTCTGGTGGCATGGCATCCCAAGTCGTCGACCGAGAACGAACGCACGACGACCGTCGTGAGGATGGCCTCCGGCCGGAAGGTGCTTTTCCGCCAGATTGCGGGCCTGATTGCACGCCGCATCATCTCCTACATGAAAGTCGGTGAGCCCGTGGAGCAGAACAGCGTCTGCGGCTTCATCAAATTCGGCTCGCGCGTCGACGTCCTGGTACCCAAGGACAGCGAACTGCTGGTCGAGATCGGCGATCCGGTCGTGGGTTCGCAGACCCCCATCGCACGCCTGCATAAGATTTAA
- a CDS encoding phosphatidate cytidylyltransferase, producing the protein MNETMKNLVVRTLSGLVLAAVVLGAIVWSQWSFGALLAVLLVGGMYEFYALAGKQGNAPQKVVGLVAGVVLFVLNFAFVSDDIEILGDARQAFGCGLAFLLLLLPAMFICELYRRGENPASGIGTTIMGICYVALPLSLMCYIPIVGSDTWNPWIMVAYIFIIWANDVFAYLVGMSVGRHRLCERLSPKKSWEGFFGGIAGAVVMGIVAARMLDGNMWVWAGLALVAAVSGVLGDLVESMFKRAAGVKDSGRLIPGHGGVLDRFDAMLLSAPFVFVYMLFVM; encoded by the coding sequence ATGAATGAAACTATGAAGAACCTCGTGGTACGCACGCTGAGCGGCCTTGTCCTGGCAGCGGTGGTACTGGGGGCGATCGTCTGGTCGCAGTGGAGCTTCGGCGCGCTGCTCGCGGTGCTGCTCGTGGGCGGCATGTACGAGTTCTATGCGCTGGCCGGGAAACAAGGCAATGCGCCGCAGAAAGTCGTAGGGCTTGTTGCGGGTGTTGTGCTTTTCGTGCTCAATTTCGCGTTCGTCTCGGACGACATCGAGATTCTCGGCGACGCCCGGCAGGCCTTCGGCTGCGGGCTGGCGTTCCTGTTGCTGCTCCTGCCCGCCATGTTCATCTGCGAACTCTACCGCAGGGGTGAAAACCCGGCCTCCGGGATCGGCACGACGATCATGGGAATCTGCTACGTGGCATTGCCCCTGTCGCTGATGTGCTATATCCCGATCGTCGGCAGCGATACCTGGAACCCGTGGATCATGGTCGCCTATATCTTCATCATCTGGGCCAACGACGTCTTCGCCTACCTGGTGGGGATGTCCGTCGGACGCCACCGCCTTTGCGAACGCCTTTCGCCCAAGAAATCCTGGGAGGGGTTCTTCGGCGGGATCGCCGGTGCCGTCGTCATGGGCATCGTGGCTGCACGGATGCTGGACGGGAATATGTGGGTCTGGGCCGGTCTGGCACTGGTTGCCGCCGTTTCGGGCGTGCTGGGCGACCTGGTGGAGTCGATGTTCAAGCGGGCTGCCGGCGTTAAGGATTCGGGGCGGCTGATCCCCGGCCACGGCGGGGTGCTCGACCGTTTCGATGCCATGCTGCTCTCGGCGCCGTTCGTATTCGTCTATATGCTTTTTGTGATGTAA
- a CDS encoding chloride channel protein, with the protein MQLRTEHIYREFLRLTRRLSNSQIMMLLAVVVGILAGLGTYLFEILLHGIKSGLIRWFPVDSAHVLFLIYPAIGIILATLFVKYIVRDNISEGVTRVLYAMSSRNSRIPGHNCWTSIVGGATTIGFGGSVGPEAPIVLTGAAIGSNVGRLVRLNYKHTTLLLCCGAGAALAAIFKAPITGVVFVLEILMLDITAGSVIPLLIASITATTMAFMLRGFDPILAVTLQPQDAFELWQIPLFILLGVCCGLMSWYFTSTNLRVGNFFRKIDSQYKKWLVGGAVLGILIFIFPPLYGEGYEGFMSLMHGRAQELFDNSLFYRFREIDWVVILFVIATMFFKVIAMASTNAAGGVGGTFAPSLFVGAFTGASIALLCNAFFDWDVSVVSFTLVGMAGVMSGVMKAPLTSIFLIAELSNGYGLFIPLMITACISFAVDYYLDPDSIYTKQLRQRGELLTHDKDQSVFVFLKLDDLMETDFLRIKENFTLGDIVHIISTARRNIFPVIDNFGHLLGIVQLDDLREDMFKHEKYGQPISDYMIQPPDKILEHELIQGVMEKFEDKHTWMLPVVDKQNRYLGFISKSRILNAYREQLVKIQQ; encoded by the coding sequence ATGCAGTTACGCACCGAGCATATCTACCGCGAGTTCCTCCGCCTGACCCGGCGGTTGAGCAACAGCCAGATCATGATGCTGCTGGCTGTCGTGGTCGGTATACTCGCCGGACTGGGCACCTACCTGTTCGAAATACTGCTGCACGGCATCAAGAGCGGGCTGATACGCTGGTTCCCGGTGGACAGTGCGCATGTCCTGTTCCTGATCTACCCCGCCATCGGCATCATACTCGCCACGCTGTTCGTAAAATACATCGTGCGCGACAATATTTCGGAGGGCGTAACGCGCGTGCTCTACGCCATGTCGAGCCGCAACTCGCGCATCCCGGGGCACAACTGCTGGACGTCGATCGTAGGCGGCGCCACGACCATCGGGTTCGGCGGTTCGGTGGGGCCCGAGGCGCCGATCGTACTGACGGGCGCGGCGATAGGCTCGAACGTCGGGCGGCTGGTGCGCCTCAATTACAAGCATACCACGCTGCTGCTCTGCTGCGGTGCCGGTGCGGCGCTGGCAGCCATCTTCAAGGCCCCGATCACAGGCGTGGTCTTCGTGCTGGAGATACTGATGCTCGACATCACGGCCGGCTCCGTGATCCCGCTGCTGATCGCCTCGATCACGGCCACGACGATGGCTTTCATGCTGCGCGGCTTCGACCCCATACTGGCCGTGACGCTCCAGCCGCAGGACGCCTTCGAGCTGTGGCAGATACCGCTTTTCATCCTGCTCGGCGTATGCTGCGGGCTGATGTCCTGGTATTTCACCTCGACCAACCTGCGCGTGGGCAACTTCTTCCGTAAGATCGACAGCCAATATAAGAAATGGCTCGTCGGCGGCGCCGTGCTGGGCATCCTGATCTTCATCTTCCCGCCGCTCTACGGCGAAGGCTACGAAGGGTTCATGTCGCTGATGCACGGCCGCGCACAGGAGCTGTTCGACAATTCGCTCTTCTACCGCTTCCGGGAAATCGACTGGGTGGTCATCCTCTTCGTCATCGCCACGATGTTCTTCAAGGTCATCGCCATGGCCTCGACCAACGCCGCGGGCGGCGTGGGCGGAACCTTCGCGCCGTCGTTGTTCGTGGGGGCGTTCACGGGAGCCTCGATCGCCCTGCTGTGCAATGCATTCTTCGACTGGGACGTCTCGGTCGTCTCGTTCACGCTGGTGGGCATGGCCGGCGTGATGTCGGGCGTGATGAAGGCGCCGCTGACCTCGATCTTCCTCATCGCGGAACTTTCGAACGGCTACGGACTGTTCATCCCGCTGATGATCACGGCCTGCATATCGTTCGCCGTAGACTATTACCTCGACCCCGACTCGATCTACACCAAACAACTGCGCCAGCGGGGCGAACTGCTCACGCACGACAAAGACCAGTCGGTATTCGTCTTCCTGAAGCTCGACGATCTGATGGAGACCGATTTCCTGCGCATCAAGGAGAATTTCACGCTAGGCGACATCGTGCACATCATCTCGACGGCACGCCGCAACATCTTCCCCGTGATCGACAACTTCGGACACCTGCTGGGTATCGTGCAGCTGGACGACCTGCGCGAAGACATGTTCAAACACGAAAAATACGGGCAGCCGATCTCCGACTACATGATCCAGCCCCCGGACAAGATACTCGAACACGAATTGATACAGGGCGTCATGGAGAAATTCGAGGACAAGCACACCTGGATGCTGCCCGTGGTCGACAAACAGAACCGCTACCTGGGCTTCATTTCCAAATCGCGCATCTTGAACGCCTACCGCGAACAGCTGGTGAAGATACAGCAGTAA
- the ftsH gene encoding ATP-dependent zinc metalloprotease FtsH, whose translation MANQRKNNNKMNMNMSRPSMLWLYGLIGAFIIGYYVFGDVNDTPVSSDWTTVEQMVEKGEVEKILIVNRDQAQVFLKKEAIAQYRRDTVDERFRRLPETGVQLLFTIGSVDSFREDLKVAEQQSGQVVPVAYKNETNDWTNVLINLLPWVVIIGAWFFIMRSMSRGAGGGAGGGIMNVGKAKAQVFDKDNSKRVTFKDVAGLEEAKVEIMEIVDFLKKSDKYKELGAKIPKGALLVGPPGTGKTLLAKAVAGEANVPFLSISGSDFVEMFVGVGASRVRDLFEQAKQKAPCIVFIDEIDAIGRARGKNAGFSGNDERENTLNQLLTEMDGFQTNTGVIVLAATNRADILDKALMRAGRFDRQIEVGLPDVKEREEIFNVHLRPLKLDPQLDRSFLARQTPGFSGADIANVCNEAALIAARHNKKFISKEDFLAAIDRIVGGLERKNKIITDEEKRVIAYHEAGHATVSWILENASPLIKVTIIPRGKALGAAWYLPEERQITTREQMMDELAATLGGRVSEQLTFGEISTGALNDLERVTKQAYAMVAYYGMSENVGTLSYYDSTGQSDMAFTKPYSELTAQQIDAEAKLVIGKAYEMAEKVLREHADGLKELAELLLEREVVFTEDVERIFGRRKKDILREQKEAEAKAKADGAAVKGEPEASAAPAAKPAPEEAAPAVAQTETPEAPADGNTAAAISKTE comes from the coding sequence ATGGCAAATCAACGTAAGAACAATAATAAGATGAATATGAACATGTCGCGACCGTCGATGCTCTGGCTCTACGGTCTGATCGGCGCGTTCATTATCGGCTACTACGTCTTCGGGGATGTCAACGACACGCCCGTGTCCAGCGACTGGACTACCGTCGAGCAGATGGTCGAAAAGGGCGAGGTGGAGAAGATCCTGATCGTCAACCGCGACCAGGCCCAGGTGTTCCTGAAAAAGGAGGCAATCGCGCAGTACCGCAGGGATACGGTGGACGAACGCTTCCGCCGGTTGCCCGAGACGGGCGTGCAGCTCCTCTTCACGATCGGGTCGGTCGACTCGTTCCGTGAAGACCTGAAAGTCGCCGAGCAGCAGTCCGGGCAGGTCGTCCCCGTGGCCTATAAAAACGAGACCAACGACTGGACGAACGTGCTGATCAACCTGCTGCCGTGGGTGGTGATTATCGGTGCGTGGTTCTTCATCATGCGGTCGATGTCGCGCGGTGCCGGAGGCGGTGCGGGCGGCGGCATCATGAACGTGGGCAAGGCCAAGGCGCAGGTGTTCGACAAGGATAACTCCAAGCGCGTCACGTTCAAGGATGTGGCCGGGCTGGAGGAGGCCAAGGTCGAGATCATGGAGATCGTGGATTTCCTCAAGAAGTCCGACAAATATAAGGAACTGGGTGCCAAAATCCCCAAGGGGGCGCTGCTCGTAGGCCCTCCGGGGACGGGTAAGACCTTGCTGGCGAAGGCCGTCGCAGGCGAGGCCAACGTGCCGTTCCTCTCGATTTCGGGTTCCGACTTCGTCGAGATGTTCGTCGGCGTGGGCGCCTCGCGTGTCCGCGACCTTTTCGAGCAGGCCAAGCAGAAGGCGCCGTGCATCGTCTTCATCGACGAGATCGACGCCATCGGCCGCGCCCGTGGCAAGAATGCCGGGTTCTCGGGCAACGATGAGCGGGAGAATACGCTCAACCAGCTCCTCACGGAGATGGACGGCTTCCAGACCAATACGGGCGTGATCGTCCTTGCGGCCACGAACCGTGCCGACATCCTCGACAAGGCGCTGATGCGCGCCGGCCGTTTCGACCGCCAGATCGAGGTGGGATTGCCCGACGTCAAGGAACGTGAGGAGATTTTCAACGTCCACCTGCGTCCGCTGAAGCTCGATCCTCAGCTCGACCGGTCGTTCCTGGCCCGCCAGACCCCCGGATTCTCGGGTGCCGACATTGCAAATGTCTGCAACGAAGCAGCGCTGATCGCTGCGCGCCACAACAAGAAATTCATTTCGAAGGAGGACTTCCTGGCAGCCATCGACCGCATCGTGGGCGGCCTCGAACGCAAGAATAAGATCATCACCGACGAGGAAAAGCGTGTGATCGCCTATCACGAGGCGGGCCACGCCACGGTGAGCTGGATACTCGAGAATGCCAGCCCGCTGATCAAGGTGACGATCATCCCGCGCGGCAAGGCGCTCGGCGCAGCCTGGTACCTGCCCGAAGAGCGGCAGATCACCACGCGCGAGCAGATGATGGACGAGCTGGCCGCCACACTCGGCGGACGTGTTTCGGAGCAGCTGACCTTCGGCGAAATATCGACCGGGGCGCTCAATGACCTGGAACGTGTCACCAAGCAGGCCTATGCCATGGTAGCCTATTATGGCATGAGCGAAAACGTCGGGACGCTGAGCTATTACGATTCCACGGGGCAGAGCGACATGGCGTTCACGAAGCCCTATTCGGAACTGACCGCGCAGCAGATCGACGCCGAGGCCAAACTCGTCATCGGGAAGGCTTACGAGATGGCCGAGAAAGTGCTCCGTGAGCATGCCGACGGCCTGAAAGAGCTGGCCGAACTGTTGTTGGAGCGCGAAGTGGTCTTCACCGAGGACGTGGAGCGTATCTTCGGCCGCCGCAAGAAGGACATCCTGCGTGAGCAGAAGGAGGCCGAGGCCAAAGCCAAGGCTGACGGGGCCGCCGTGAAGGGGGAGCCCGAGGCTTCTGCAGCCCCGGCGGCGAAGCCCGCCCCGGAAGAGGCCGCTCCCGCGGTTGCGCAGACGGAGACGCCCGAAGCCCCTGCCGACGGCAATACGGCCGCCGCGATTTCCAAGACCGAATAA